The stretch of DNA TATCCTGTTTTCGTCTATTACGGCGATTCACGGGAATCCCTATTCTATGGCTTCCCGCCGGCCGGCGCCGAGCCGCGCTGGGAGTCCTTTTCCCGTTTCAACCACACGGGTGGCAAGATCGAATGGCGCATCGAGCGGCAGAATGACCGCGAGATCCCCTTTGCCACCATCCACCGTTGGTTCGTGGCCGATAGCTGGAACCCCGTAAAGCCGGTGGAGGTCCTGGTGATCGAAAAGGTGGGACAGGTAGACCGCGGACAGGGCTGTGCCGTCGGCTATGTCGTGGCGACAGAGAACAGGGCTGCCAACGCCGAGGCTCGACGCATCGCTGACGAAAAGGCTCGGACGTTTAGATGCGGTATCGACCAGCCCGCGATCGGCACCGGCATTGTGCCTTTGCCAGAAATCGCTCAACGCTGATCATAGTCCTGAAAGTGGGTACCGCTTCCCGTGGTCCCTGGCCTGAGACAGAGCCGCGCTTCGGCCAGCCTCGCTGAATTGTTTTATGTGTTTTTCGTCCGGAAAGATATGGATTGAGCAGCCAATCGAGCGCAAACACGTACAGCGCAAACGATTCGGAGGCCTTCGCCGTGGAACGCTACTATCTGGTTGCCATCGTGACTCTGCTTTGCGGCCTTCTCCTTTTCGGCATGGCGCTTACCGTCGCGAGGACGCATTCCAAAACGGGAATATTGGCTCCAGCAATGACTGGTCACCCGCTGCTGGAGCAAGCAGTTCGGGCGCACTCGAATACGCTTGAATGGCTGCCAATCTTCCTTCCAGCCATGTGGCTTTTCGCGATCTACTGGAGCGCGACCTGGGCCGCTGGCCT from Rhodoligotrophos sp. CJ14 encodes:
- a CDS encoding MAPEG family protein; translated protein: MERYYLVAIVTLLCGLLLFGMALTVARTHSKTGILAPAMTGHPLLEQAVRAHSNTLEWLPIFLPAMWLFAIYWSATWAAGLGFLWLIGRIIYFVGYLSGPTKRYPGFLIQTIAALALLLGALGRIIYLAAV